ACTTTGTTCCTTCCATCTTTTTCATAAACTCAGAAATCACTTTTAATGACCAAATAGTTCCATGCAAAATTTTTCCAGtttggtgtggtgaaatttTTCGCAATTACATGCCTCGGTGCCATGGAGCAAGATTGGATAGTAAGAGACGCTTTAGTTGTTTGATATTGGGCTTTGCTGGCAAATTACCTTTTGAAACGTTTTAGCGGGTGGCAAGAGTAATCCTTcgtttgatttcagcgctgGTTTTGTCTGCTATTTTTAGCACGAAAATCGAATAATGAGAATTGTTTTTGGCCCTGGAAACGATTACGCTTAATAAAAACCGGATTTCCAAAACCTctgtgaaacaaaaattaaattgtatttagATTTCAAGTAAAGGAAATTATGGTTCGTCGCTATCCCCGAGTCTGACCTAAAACTGCATTAATTTTTCATCCTCAGAACTTTACTATACCTCAACTAAACAAGTGTTTTTCAACtcacttcaaattttttgagGCATATTTTGGCTCTGTGATAAGTTCGATGAAAAAActtttcacaattttatttaaatggtgATAAATTTATCACAATAGATTTCTTCAACAAACTTTTAACCCAAAGTTGGACTATCCCAATAAGCAATGGCTAGTGAAATATGTTTTCGAATTCATTTTTGAATGCAGAAACTACATAATTCCCTATTTTTCCTGAACTTTACAAGTCATTATTCCTTGATACTaccttttaataaaataatagtgctttgcataaaaaaaattagttcaaccGTTAACAAAATCTTTGCAGACTTCTTCAACAAATTCGTGACTCTCCCTCTAAATTCGATGATAATGAGTGTAAAGTCCAAATTGCAAACGATGCCGTGCAAGCTGTAAAACAATTGCGACGAGAAATAGTTGAAATCATGTCTCAGCTCTTGTGTTTAGCCAAATCGAAAAATCCGAAAGGAATGATGCTTTTGTGTAATGAAATGATTTCCAAAACAAAAGCCCTCCTGAACATCTGGGAACCTCGGCTTGTTGAAGAAGCTTTTTCATTCATTGAACAACATCGTATAATTGAAGAACCCGACAACATGATGATGGTAAGCATATTCTTACATAAATAACGACTCAAACaactttcataaaataaaaatatttttagccaaTGTCACCATTTAAAAAGATCACTCAACAGCTAAGTGCTCTTGATCTAAAATCTCCAGAATTGGAAGATTTTGCAACCCCTGTAGTTGCTCCACCTGACCTTTGGCCAAAAATACAACGAAACCCAACCACTTCTCGACAGTTTGGGTTCTCGAGTAATATGCGAATGAAATCTCCTTCTATGACCGATATCAATACaatattttccatacaaaaatctatGAAAATCTATAGCGATCAATTAAGTGCTAGAGAATTAGAGGCACAAGAAGCTACACATCAATCACTTCCAGCATCGGTGAATTTTGAGACCGATATGAATTTTCGAGATTGTCATTTCGATGATAGCCCAAAGGCAGGGCAAATCTTGGATGATATGCTTGTGGATTTTGGAGCTGGATGTTCTTATAACCAAAATTCAACATATAATTTTGATATCGAAAATCTGTTGCCACCTCCAAATTATTCTTCCATAATTGGTCAGAGTGTTGGATTTTTAGATACGAAAATGATGAGTACTAGTCCATCGGCCAACTACTATCGGCCAACTGAAGAACCAGAACCCCTAGATCTCACTCAATTAAATATTGAAGCTAGTGTTATGTGCCTagtgagcaaaattaaatttttatgcgGGAGATGTGGGAGTCCTGCTATTCGTTTGCGACATCCAAAAGATGGGGCAGCAAAACGTGGAGGAATTTCAACACAAACACCTGATGTTGTGGCTAATCAAGATCAGTTTTCACCTCAAGAAAGCAATGCGATTGATGATGATGCAGCGGTGGGTACAGGTAATGACCTTGATTTAGAACTCGCTGAAAATTTAAAAGCAGAAGAAGAAGTTCAAGCGCGTTTGAAGAAAGGAAATAAATTCACTGATGGTAAGAATattttgttgtgtttgtgtttgaagAGGATAATTCATGTTTATTGCATTTTTAGGCTTAGATCTATCTATGACCACCGATTGGGTTTCAGAACTTCGGCCATCAATGCGAAAACTTCGACATGCTATGGATGGGTTGTTAAAAACTGCTAGACTAATGCATTCTGTTCAAAGATTGCAACAAGATATGAAACGAAATAGTGCCAATTTAGATATATTGTACCGAAGAGACGTATGTTTCTCTCAATCAGTAAGTTAAATTGATtccatttcaaaactttttcatgttgaacttttgaatattttaagctAACAGCTTTAATTAGTGCTCTTATGGCCAAACTTTGGGGAACAAATATCACCGAAAATTATATTAAAGTACTAACCGACTTAGGACCTGTTGCATATTTTGAGGGTTTGTTATCTCTTTACGGAGGTGAGACAGATATGTGGGGCGACATGTCAGTTGCCATCGAAGACCTTCTAACCGTTCGGTTTACTCTAGTCAGGAATAATATTCAAAGGTTCtgttttaaatgagttttaaaaaattcacacacaattaaaaaatttgtcattttatGTAGAGATTCTTCATCAGTGCCAATGCCACGTGTAAGTGGTGTCCGTAACGCTCTAAACGTATCGCTTCCAGTGCCTGAATCAGTATACTCCATTTTGCCAACTAGAGAAATGGTCACATTTAAGGTGACTCCAGTTTTCTTTAATATCGGCATCAACGAAAAAGCTACTTTAGCCGAAGCACTTGGTTACAATCGTGACCAACATCGCTCGAATTGGGATAATTTTGAGCGTTTAAAACAATATCACATCAGTTATCGCAAGTTAAACTTAACTACTCCTGATACTCCAACTAAAGCTGAACAACATTTACCCCCGCAAGCGGCAACgaattttctatatttaatggAAGAACAATTGCGATCGAATGTttcgaaaaatatgaaaattctaCATTTGGCTGAAGATATCTGTCGATCAATGAATGGATTAAGATTTTCATCTTGCAAAAGTGCCAAAGATAGAACTGGAATGGCTGTGACTTTGGAACAGTGTCGGTTGTTGGTGCAAGAATTTCATTTGCCAGCTAAAAGTGTACCAAATGTTTTGAGTGCCATGCGAAGGTAAACCACATAAGATTCATATAAGACTGTTAGAtgacatacatatattttttatattattgcaGTGAGGGTACAAGAATGGATAACGTGaagaaaaatattggaaaacgAAAGTATGCCTTCAATCTACCACAAGTTTATTCGTTGCCAGCGATGTATCGCCCACCGTTGGGTTCATATGGGAAAGCCCAAACGTAAAAACAAACGTTGAATATCTAATCATCGCCGTTAAGATCCATTAACTTAATCAAGTTTCAAAAAGTTAAATAcacaacaaaaatagaaaaaaaagaaaacagtctGAGAGCacaattaaatagaaaaaaaattggaactttGTTGCAATACTTACAATAAGAAATTTAGTACTTAATTTAACTTGttatgaaattaattattttattttgttttaagttaaaatctgggtgaaatttttatattttatgttttaacttagtttttaactatttttttttctataaattttaatgttaattttgttagttttaagttttaatttaactGGTGCAAAATAGGAATCCAATtgctaaataaaattaaagtgatttatttaaaataagattttacagttcgaatagaacaaaaaaaaaattaatcataaaACGTGCCAAATATAAAACCAAAATGTTATACATAGTTAAGTTTACTTAAAATTGTTCTctattatttgtttaatttttttttttttcaaattagttATTAAGCCTAAACACACTGTTTCAATCACATGCAattcaaaacttaaatttattgaaaaagtaCTAATTACTTGAAATTTATGACGGCAGCgtactttttccaaaattcaaacaaaaaccaGTGAGTAgagaaaatattatatatacaattaaaattattttatttgtttgtaagaacgattaaaataaaacaatcattttaGAAATGAATTATTATAAGGTTCTTTAATTAGAAAGTTGTATATTTGTGTTTGCTTTCTCTCTGAACCCTGTTCtcttgaattcaaattgtaataatttttgttttaagttaaattttaggACAtgcttttaaaatatcaaaaaagtgtCAAACCATGCAAGTTTTTTCAGGGTGCTGCTCTAatataaaagttagaaattgtgTTTTATTAACATTTGGGactgttaatgaaaaaaaattgattggaaAAATGATCAACTTTTATAGAATTTATCAATTTCTTGACTTATTATTTCTCTGTAAAACAGTGCAATTGAATTTAAAGAGCAAAATTCTGGTGTAATTCTTTTTGGTAGATTACTAAAGGGGGATTTCATAGCATTTTTTGTTCCCTGGAAATAATTTTcggaattcaaaaaaaaaaaaaaaaattctcagaaGATTAacgtacaaaattttaaaatgttatctcaatttttttctacaaaaaaaaaattgaatttttaataatataaataacatcaagtaaaaataaaaatgaaattatgaATCATTTTCAGATACCGCTGATACCAATGCTGTGCCACGTAGAATCCAAAAATCTGGTGGCTTCTTACTCTCcaataaaattgacaaaatgAAATTTGTCGAATGCCCAGTTGTAGATAGAACTCCTGAACGAGCTTGTGTTTTATAAAGTGGGGCCTGTCAATAAAATATATTGTACACTTATtatggaaacaaaatatatacTCAATCAAAGTTACATCATAACGTTCACCAGAATCTAGTTTGATAACAGGAATGAAATGAACTGCCGGTAAACGAGAGTACAATTCGCCTTCCCGGGCATCACAAAGTCCTCCTTGTGTTTGCTCCCATCGAGCGGCTTCAATAAAAATTCCATGAGCAATGACTCCTACATCAGGTATCTTCAAATTTGCATACAAATCTTGGTCCTGTTTTTAAGAATTTGGTATAAcagaaaaattcatataataatttacttaaaaataacaaattttaccTCTTCTCCTTTCTGATGTTTTTCAAAGAAGTCTTGCTGCACCAGAACAGTATCCGTaatcgaaaaatcaattttcaaaacatcAATTGGTAAAAGATATTTCCGGGCATGTGTTTGAAGAATTCCTGTCAAAAACGATTGGGGGAAATATAAACCACTTAGCCAATACGAGCGTGGCGTGCCATTTTCGATCCAATCTTGCATAAAATCAATTCTTCGCTGAAAGTCAGCTATATAATTTGGCAGAGGTTTGATGGAAAGGAAACTTTTAGCAGTCCACATCTTTGGAACAAAGTTATTCAACAGCGACCAAAACACCTCCTCAAGTGCTTCCGACATAACTACCAATCCTTTAATAgctttgtttaaattatttaagctaTCGTGAACGATCTTCAAAAAAACGTTATAACGGTCAGATTCTTGAATTAGGACAGTGGTAAGGGAAGGAATTTGACCCTTATCGTCCAACTGAAAATATAGAATGTAGTAATAACGGGTTTTAGGGAAAATGGCTTCTCTAACTTACAACCGACAGCGTTGGATGCATATTTTCTCTAGAAATTTGCGTAACCAAtacatcttttattttttgaataacttCCAGACATGTTTCGTTGTCTGCAGACTGGCCTTCGTCGCCAGCGGCCTTTGGCTGTCCCAGCAATAGTGTCGATATAAAGAAATCGgtttcttttgtttgaaaaacaatattgGCATTTTTATTCATTCCAAAAAGTTCGGGATCTTCTTCAGTTGGAAAAGTTTGTACATATTCCCGATATTCTTCAAGAGTTTTTCTTCTTGGATTCCGATAGAAGGGATTGCTGCTATATGTGTAATTGACATCAATGATAATTGGAGAAGAAAATGTCTTCAAAATAGTCCTCAAACAACGCAGATCCCAATAATCAGTAACTCTACCACCCCAAGTGATTTCACCGTTTATGTAAGCAATTGCTTCCCATGGTATATCTTCAGCTGCCATTTGTTTTCGATCAATGAATACGTCCAACGTTTTTATGCCACATTCTCGATCACTTTCATTAAACTCGTACATTATATTCCAACCAAGTGGACCGAATTTTCTTCTCTCCAAAATCACCGAGTGAAACATACAAATTCCAAAAACTAAAGCTCTCCATCTGGCGCCCAGAATGTGATGTTCGAAAAAGTCTCTCTGAAGATCAGCGAGTGCACCCAGAACATTGGCTTTGATACCTTTGGGTGGTTCATTTGTAAGTTTGACAGAGTTTTGAAGAACACTAATTGGAAAAGATCGCGTTGGCATAGATGAGAGAAATAGACGAAAATCTGAATGGGCTTTTGTCAAGCCCAAAGTTATACTTCGAACGATGTTTTCCATTTGTTGCATCCATGATGTTGCTAAATGGCAATTTTGTAGGAATACCCAATGGCCGGTTTTGAGGCTGCGCTCAATTAAACTCTCAGCTATTGGACCTTGGCCTTGACCTAACGATATGGAATAAAATTTGTCGGTGTATTGCATTTCTTcagcaaatttcaaaaatcctgCCATTGGATCTGAACCACTTGAAAGGACGAAAACCAGTGGAGTGATATTCGATGTGTCTAGATACCTAGAGAAGACAaggaaataatgtttttttcaaaaactgagaAAAGAATCTAATGAaagaagtaaaattgaaattatgaTATGAACTTATAAAATGAGGTTGTGTTTGACCCTCACTGGGAGCTTAAAAACTAGATAACCAGTGTAATAGACTtcgagaaaagtattttttttttaatttggtttttcaaaaacgatatTATTCTgagtatatgtatgtatatcaaaaGATAATTATAATATAAGTGGCAAACTTACACATTTTTAAGTTGACTTCCCCCAGAAATGTCTACAAAATAGGACCCGATTGTTGAGCGCACATACGCACTTACACAAGaagtgaatttttcttttcgGAAGGCCTTAACTAACATgagtttttgaaagtttgatAGTTGTGCATTCCAATTAATGATACTTTTATTCTTGGATTTTCCAAAGTTAAAAacctacaaatatttaaataaccTTGAATTAATTTGTACCTATTTAGGTCATATGTAAGGTAATAACCTCTTTAAACTCATCAATATTTATTGTGATCTTATTCTTCACATCTTCACAAAGTCCTTTGAATTCCGGAAAAGATTGATCCATAAAACAACATAGCGACCACTCTTGTGATGTCATAATAACAGAATCTGGTTTTGATTTCATATCGAAAGTTCCAATTATACCTCTGGTAAGGAAATTAAACTCTGATGAATGTAATCGTCCTTCCTAGAAATTTTGAACTCAGAGAAATGtcataaaaatacaaatcaaaaataacacagccacacaaaaaaaaaataaaagttctgacctggggttgcgactaggttttgcCCCATcatgtcaggtttttgagataacctcaaaaaatttcacgaaaacaaaaaaattttttctctgatctggatgtgcgaatatgttaataatatagtttttggattgctgaatccagatttgaagtcaattttgccctatcacgtcaggtttctgagatatcctcaaaaaaaatgtcaaaaccaaaaaaacaaaatttcttatctggggttgcgtctaggtttttcatgtagtttttgggttgctgaaaccgaatccgaagtctatttttgcgtatcacgtcaggtttttgagatatcctcaaaaaatgtcagataagaactttttttttttgagcttagacattttttgaggatatttcaaaaacctgacgtgatacgcaaaaatagacttcggattcggtttcagcgacaaaaactatatgaaaaacttagtcgcaaccccagataagaacttttgtttttttggttttgactttttttttttaggatatctcagaaacctgacgtgatagggcggagttgacttcgaatctggattcagcaatccaaaaactatatgattaacatattcgcacatccagatcagagaaaatttttttttgttttcgtgacattttatgaggttatctcgaaaacctgacgtgatggagcaaaacggacttcggattcggtttcagcgacccaaaaactatatgaaaaacctagtcgcaaccccagatcagaggttttatattttttttgtgtggctgtgtaacaGAAAGGCagacattttttctataatGTTCTGATAAGGAAAAAAATCTGTTCCAAAGTATTCTTTACCACTTGATTAAACagcattcaaacaaaaaaaaaaaaaatttgatcaaCTTAACCACTTACATTACCTGTTTTTCAATGGCGAGTGACAAAATAAagctgaaaataattttgtgattttcaaaTAAGCCCCGAGATACGTTTAAAAACATAGCCTTTAACTCTTCTTCCTTAAGTTGAGCAATACGCTCCTCAGTATCCATTGTTGGATGTTCTGCTTGAATAACATTGCAGAaaaccattgaaaaatatttcaaactgtATTGGTACATTGGGTCGATTTCTGCCAACCCAGCAATTACAAAATATAGAATTGCCCCACGTGATGCTAAGCTTCGGTATCTTTCTCTTGTCGCTGTTATCATTTTTTCTGTTTCTTCAGTATCAATTAGTCGAGCAGCGATGATGAGAGATGTTTCCTTTATTAGAAATATCATTAATCTTGTAATggttttgaaataagatttttgGTGAATATCATACCTTGGCGTCGTTAAGTGTTTCCACCAATTCTTCATCATCAAGAATATTACCTTTTGAATGGAAAAgaagtttcaaaactttatcTTCCAAGGCTAAAAGTTGCTGTTTGTcagtatttatttttacaattagATCATTTCGTTGAATTTCAAGTGCTGGCAGCTCAATAGCTACAATATCCCTatagttttcaaaaaccaaGGTCAACTATTACaataacaattttataaaaatccaaaaacttacGCCAAAAGCTGATCTTCAAGTCCAGCTTCAGTGACCAGAAAATTGACTAAGGTTACATTGATACAAATTTCTGGCAAATAATGTGGATTTGATAACTTTGTTGTCATGTACAACTTGAAATTGTCATCATAATCGATAACAACTTCACccaatttcaaataaactcttccCTCCTGAATGAATGTTTCACGTTGTAGAATTGGTCGCAAAGCTGGATCAACTGTCTCATCAATATCTTCCAGTAATACAGGGAATCCTTGACGTATTGCATTTTCTAAGATTCTCAAAAAGTTTCCATCAGTCATTTTCAACACATACAAATTATTGCCTTTCTCGAGATTTCTTATCCAACGGTTAGCCTTTTTCATAGAGATAATTTGCTTGCTTAgatagattttaaaattaaagttgatGGGATTTACCTGTTCTTGTGGATCAATCATAAGTGGCCATCTTAATGCTCTCGTAGCATAGAGTCCATTCTCAACTGAAATTGTATCTCTTGGAAGCCCAGCCATGGTCCAAGATCGCATTTCATAAGCATCTCCAAGTGTTGCTAAAAGACTGAATTCAACACTGCTAGGAATCTCATATTTATGACACTCAGCAACCCAAATATCAGTTAAATTTCTTCGATAATCTGCTGAAAATGCCCCAAGATATGCAACGCAAGCTGATGATACAAGTACATCGCCGGGAACAGCCCAAAGTTCATTACTGAGAACCTACGAATGTaacaaagttaaaaacattttttaaacatcagTAGCTGAAAAACCAACTTCTACAGTTTCTTTCCAACGAATTTCTTCATCAGCTAAAGCTGAGGTTAATCGACCAGCTCTATTGATTCTTCCATAAGTTAGATCGACGCTATCTTGAATGATTTTAAACTCACGACTTTTCACTTCGATTGAATCTCTGAGAGTTTGAATCTTTGCCTCTACGTCAGCGAGTTCTTGCTGTTTGGTCCGCAAAACTTTCATTACTTCATTAAGTTCAGCTTCAGCAGACTTCTGACGTTTTATTTTAGGCTCAACAACTTTGTAGACCTTTGCAAATTTATCAATTGCAATTACCCATAAACTTACACCCTTAGCCACTTTAgatactttttcaattttctgtcAAAAGAAGATTGGAAGTTAAAAAGTTCGATGAAACTATACAAAACCTTAAACTTTACCGCAGGTACAAAATCCTTATggtcaatataatttttaacttttttaagagTTGCTTCCGGGATGTGTTCCTTATCATAGTCCATTAAACGTTTTAAAAAGTTCACATCAGCCATAATAGACTTTGCAGAAGCCCATGTTGGTCTTTAATAGTTCAAGATTCAAATACTTTCTCACATAGTTATTAATCAATAATAATACTTACTTAGCTCCAAGTAAAATACAAACAGCTTCCATTACAAATTGTACTAGTTGAGGTGGAGTAGTAAATGcctttatttcatttatatcAGCTTTACTCAAACCCTTTAGGGCATTTTCAGCTTCTTGCAAAGCTGGCATTGCAATTTCTAAATCTTTCATAGCATCATCGGCTATAGTTCGACAAAGTTCAGCTTTTTCTTTAGCTACAGCTTCATCTTTGGCAACAGATTCTTTGACAGCATCTGAATTTTTCGTATCAATTTCGAGCTTAGCTAGAAGTTCTTTCATTTTTGTTGATTCTTCATCTAATTGAGGAACCATTACTTCGAGGTCTTTTTGCATTACAGCAATCTATAAAAGAGaaagcttaaaaaaagaaaacgctggttattttttgttcatcttaCAATTCTATTTGTCTCAAGAATCTTATTTAATCCATTTGAAATGCGTTTTCGTTTAGCAACAATTATGTCAGTGCGACTTTTGAGGATACTCTTGTAGAGCTTAAGCAATTCCAAATAGCTACTTGGTGTTGTGTAGTAGTGACGTTTCATTTCTTTATAAAACTGCACAGAAGCTTCTTCCACAGActagaaacaaaaatttgctCGAAACAGGTAGGATACTCAAAAAACTGCTATATTAACCTTATGCATAAAAACGCTAGTCTTAGCTAGACGCTCCCGGTCTTCTTGTTTTTCTGCAACATCTTGAAGCACACCAATGGCAACTGAGTAAAGTGCTTCAGCTGGCCAACTTGAAAACCAATCAATTGTAGTACAATTTACCAATGAAGGGAACATTCGACAACGTCTTCTGAATGCATCACCAACTGGACTCATTGAAATTACAACATGAAGATTATTCCTTACACGATTTATGAAAAACTTGTAAATATCATCTCTTGAACAACCTTGCTGCAATTAAGGAAGTGAAGAATTCATAAGTTATGAACTTGTTAATTTAAACTTACAGCTTTATTTGACTCGTTACAAGATTCACGggaatccaaaataattttttcatattcatcACCTTCAAAAAGATTTGGCACTTCACCggaattcaaaatattattaatatccTCTAGGAATTCCTCCTCAACAATTTGTGTATCgacaattagaaaaacaagtGGAGTGTTTTCAACCtgaaatagatttttcaaaagacaATTTAACGTtcaaaatatatgaacttacaCCAGCTATTCTGTAAAGAGCTCTTAAATCTTCATGAAAAGCAACAATATCGTAATTTCGTCTTAGTTCAATTTGAAAACATTTGTATTCATTGACATGTGCTGCTAAACGAGTTAGAGATTGTTTTCCCATTCCTGCTACCCCCACTAAAAGTCCATTTCCACGATCAGCTCGTAAAAGACGAGCTAGTCGTACAGTATGTTCCAATGCATCTTGAAACATTATCAACTTCATGTCTTTACCAGTACTTGAATTATAATCATCCATAAAATCCATCAGTATActttctaatttttcaaaatctttgatTTCTTCGTAAATTCTTTCGGCACGATTCTGACCGAAAATCATAAAATCACCAAATAATACAACTTCACCTTCAGCAAcaacttttttgttgaaatgttTTTCACACACTTCTGACATGAGTGTCTTGAAAGCATTTTCATCATCGCTATTGATTAAGCGATCAAAATAAACTCGCATATTTTCATGATAAAATAATCGCAGCATTTGCAAATCGGTGCTATAGTTCGAGCTATCCGATTGAAGAATACCTTGAACGCACTTGGATAAATCACGCAAGTTGAAAATGTAGTGGGATTTATCAGGAGTCGGGAGCATTTCTTCAGCTATTCGAGAATAGACTTCGACAAGTGCGTTGCAAAGTGGTATTGCAAGTGGGCGAATAGCTGCACAAAAATCATTTAGAAAGCTACAAGAATTACAAAACtatatgttttcttttctttttaaggAGTGAaagatattgaatattttttaatacccAGATAGAATCCCAGCAAATATTGTTGTTAGTGTGTCATTATTTGGCTTGGGAAGATTAAGCAACGCGAAATGGCGAacaagtctaaaaaaaaaagaaatagataaATTCAATATGTATTGTTATAGTAAAGTGATGGATACAAACCTTGGGGTAAGTGGATTTCGACCACCACCAGGTGGAGCACATCCAACACCAAGAGCAACATCAATCACATCTTTCCAGTAAAGTTTTTCCCTATCGTAGAATCCTTTGCAATCCAAAAATTGTCTAAACGATAACAAACGGAAGTacaaataatgaaattaattagCAATTACGTATCTAACAACAGTTCTAACAACTGTTAAAACAAGCGCTGAGCTGTTAATATcttaagaacaacaaaaaaaatattaatatttgcatatttatttttgcaaaataaagacaACTGCATGTAACTTCTGCTACATTTTTTCCGCATGCAAATGTATATTTTGTCTAAGAGAGCGATATTGATTAAATTATTATCATTCATTATTTATCATACTTATTCTTTACATAATGTTTGACAGTTATTAAGACTCGAatttataactgaaaaaataaaaataatgtttgcGAGATTAGAAAATAAAGGccgagttaaaaaaaagttcgtttctcagctcttttgtttgtaTGACACTGTCCTTTATTCCCTCCTTTTCGTATTCGtagcaaaataatttaaattatttaaatctttaTTCTGAACGACTCAATATATGTATTTGTGAGCACTTTTAGGGATCTAAAAACAATCGTGATGAGAAAATAGT
This DNA window, taken from Episyrphus balteatus chromosome 2, idEpiBalt1.1, whole genome shotgun sequence, encodes the following:
- the LOC129910138 gene encoding inositol polyphosphate-4-phosphatase type I A; this translates as MRFNKQELIEFASNPDTQFEKEGLLFITEQEGYLFRTNVNYLRWCKFRGNLLFYLKDENSSSKPVGLIVVENCKPVIKPNEEEPDGYPIYLEFEGSEPQRIVARTYQDRLDWYTLLQNAGCAQLNLRIEILTSQIAYASMGNRIERGTPVVAKPQEETATKKEEDLIEIPICESALSCDTLPSDENGRYPNALITVQIRNGIDCCWRQYARTEVVENTSNPQFLCTVCFRSSDYLNAESLIRFTLYNVIEKVSQTSIPLGFAEISLGVIQDATRFRIPFKSSSGDVGFITIASWAPDPEVRPPRSPAKVTDQHFKGHRRSQSLPSKLGVKLFIPNQEKIFEVFTNPRIHTYRLHSGLGGDISVQEVLMESRYCFLIPQQLLSIWIMREKELLQEISGMGELGGEWRRRQIELLDKHLKLLKDYSQAKQVLQQTMKEDGPYFKQSSAKTDDSLEFIPVNLHLQRMWAHNDSLNRKGVLDVVTVGAFTRHAGKQRTGGLIKLLQQIRDSPSKFDDNECKVQIANDAVQAVKQLRREIVEIMSQLLCLAKSKNPKGMMLLCNEMISKTKALLNIWEPRLVEEAFSFIEQHRIIEEPDNMMMPMSPFKKITQQLSALDLKSPELEDFATPVVAPPDLWPKIQRNPTTSRQFGFSSNMRMKSPSMTDINTIFSIQKSMKIYSDQLSARELEAQEATHQSLPASVNFETDMNFRDCHFDDSPKAGQILDDMLVDFGAGCSYNQNSTYNFDIENLLPPPNYSSIIGQSVGFLDTKMMSTSPSANYYRPTEEPEPLDLTQLNIEASVMCLVSKIKFLCGRCGSPAIRLRHPKDGAAKRGGISTQTPDVVANQDQFSPQESNAIDDDAAVGTGNDLDLELAENLKAEEEVQARLKKGNKFTDGLDLSMTTDWVSELRPSMRKLRHAMDGLLKTARLMHSVQRLQQDMKRNSANLDILYRRDVCFSQSLTALISALMAKLWGTNITENYIKVLTDLGPVAYFEGLLSLYGGETDMWGDMSVAIEDLLTVRFTLVRNNIQRDSSSVPMPRVSGVRNALNVSLPVPESVYSILPTREMVTFKVTPVFFNIGINEKATLAEALGYNRDQHRSNWDNFERLKQYHISYRKLNLTTPDTPTKAEQHLPPQAATNFLYLMEEQLRSNVSKNMKILHLAEDICRSMNGLRFSSCKSAKDRTGMAVTLEQCRLLVQEFHLPAKSVPNVLSAMRSEGTRMDNVKKNIGKRKYAFNLPQVYSLPAMYRPPLGSYGKAQT